A region from the Gossypium hirsutum isolate 1008001.06 chromosome A08, Gossypium_hirsutum_v2.1, whole genome shotgun sequence genome encodes:
- the LOC107929688 gene encoding dol-P-Man:Man(7)GlcNAc(2)-PP-Dol alpha-1,6-mannosyltransferase isoform X2, with amino-acid sequence MEGERGVPNYMLQVSFSSSTPPPQAIHETGFLQFEENQVMSFLSPSQPLTTSPVSNTTNSTTALRFITHNDQVGTLDSIPKAVHDENCGSNAKDGNNNSWWRSSALEKNKVKVRRKLREPRFCFQTRSDVDVLDDGYKWRKYGQKVVKNSLHPRSYYRCTHNNCRVKKRVERLSEDCRMVITTYEGYDLLLGSIAAFYVFMVPYTKVEESFNIQAMHDILYHRHHLDNYDHLEFPGVVPRTFIGAFLASIFSSPIVLAVQLLHLPKIYSLIIVRLALGCIILSTLSFLRIQVRNKFGHQVEAFFVIFTAIQFHLLFYCSRALPNILAMGVVNLAYGHWLKGNFYTALNYLVFATTIFRCDIVLLLCPLGLEFLLTKSISFWRALKCCTVTTLLCIGFTVLVDSIMWKRFLWPEFEVFWFNSVLNRSSEWGTHSIQWYFTSALPRSLLAAYPLFMLGVLLDRRLLPLVLPALSFVVLYSKLPHKELRFIISSVPIFNLSAAVAASRIYNNRKKSFWKFLNLIMLGLLLISLGCTIITFMASYENYPSGHALKELHQIGHLANKSNELWVHIDPFSAMNGISRFCENEWPWRYSKEEEIALEEFGQRNFTYLINEHRTIDGYKCLFYVNGFSRLRRQSGFPPIILDKEPKVYIHGNIKNEELMLKPWPGCS; translated from the exons ATGGAAGGAGAAAGGGGAGTCCCTAATTACATGCTACAAGTTTCATTCTCAAGTAGTACTCCACCACCACAAGCGATCCATGAAACAGGGTTTCTGCAATTTGAAGAAAACCAGGTTATGAGTTTCTTGTCTCCCTCTCAGCCTCTCACTACCTCTCCTGTTAGTAACACCACCAATTCCACCACCGCCTTGAGGTTCATCACCCATAACGACCAG gtAGGGACCTTAGATTCCATTCCCAAAGCTGTACACGATGAGAACTGCGGCAGTAACGCCAAGGATGGAAATAATAATTCATG GTGGAGGAGCTCAGCCTTAGAGAAGAACAAAGTGAAGGTTAGGAGAAAGCTTAGAGAACCAAGGTTTTGTTTCCAAACGAGAAGTGATGTGGACGTGCTAGACGATGGGTATAAGTGGAGAAAATATGGGCAGAAGGTTGTCAAGAACAGCCTTCATCCAAG AAGCTATTATCGTTGTACGCACAACAACTGTAGAGTGAAGAAGAGAGTTGAACGATTGTCTGAGGATTGTCGAATGGTGATAACAACTTACGAAG GCTACGATTTACTTCTGGGATCTATTGCCGCGTTTTATGTGTTCATGGTGCCCTACACTAAAGTTGAAGAAAGCTTCAACATTCAG gcTATGCATGATATTCTTTATCATCGACATCACTTAGATAAT TATGATCATTTGGAGTTTCCTGGTGTTGTTCCTCGCACTTTTATCG GGGCTTTCCTTGCGTCAATTTTCTCATCTCCAATTGTATTAGCAGTGCAACTGCTGCATTTGCCAAAGATTTATAGTCTTATAATTG tacGTTTGGCATTGGGTTGCATCATACTATCTACATTAAGTTTTCTGCGTATTCAG GTCAGAAACAAGTTTGGACATCAAGTTGAAGCATTCTTTGTAATATTCACTGCAATTCAGTTTCACTTGCTGTTCTATTGCTCTCGTGCACTTCCAAATATACTAGCTATGGGTGTAG TAAATTTGGCGTATGGGCATTGGTTGAAAGGGAATTTTTATACCGCTTTAAACTATCTG GTCTTCGCTACAACCATCTTTAGATGTGATATAGTCTTGCTTCTTTGTCCTCTTGGCCTGGAGTTTTTGTTG ACCAAGTCAATTTCATTTTGGAGAGCATTAAAGTGCTGCACTGTGACCACTCTTTTGTGTATAG GTTTCACTGTGTTGGTTGATTCAATCATGTGGAAGAGGTTTCTTTGGCCTGAATTTGAAGTGTTTTGGTTTAACTCTGTTCTTAATCGAAGTTCTGAATGGGGT ACACATTCCATTCAGTGGTATTTTACTTCTGCACTCCCTCGTTCATTACTTGCTGCATATCCACTTTTTATG cTTGGGGTCTTACTTGACAGAAGGCTTCTTCCTCTGGTTTTACCAGCACTTTCCTTTGTTGTACTTTACTCTAAGCTTCCACACAAG GAGCTTCGTTTTATTATCAGCTCAGTTCCAATCTTTAACTTATCTGCTGCAGTTGCAGCAAGCAGAAt CTACAACAATAGGAAGAAGAGTTTCTggaaatttctcaatttaatcatgCTGGGATTACTTTTAATCAG TCTAGGGTGCACAATCATAACTTTCATGGCATCCTACGAGAATTATCCCAGTGGACATGCACTAAAAGAGTTGCATCAGATTG GCCATCTGGCTAACAAGTCCAATGAACTCTGGGTTCACATCGATCCATTTTCAGCCATGAATGGAATATCCCGTTTCTGTGAAAATGAGTGGCCATGGAG ATACTCAAAAGAAGAAGAGATTGCCCTTGAGGAATTTGGCCAGAGAAATTTCACCTATCTTATAAA TGAGCATCGCACTATTGATGGGTAcaaatgtttattttatgtgaatgGCTTCTCAAGACTCCGTAGACAATCTGGGTTCCCACCTATCATCCTG GATAAAGAGCCCAAAGTGTATATTCAtggaaatataaaaaatgaagagCTTATGCTTAAACCTTGGCCAGGATGCTCTTAA
- the LOC107929688 gene encoding dol-P-Man:Man(7)GlcNAc(2)-PP-Dol alpha-1,6-mannosyltransferase isoform X1 translates to MASKFLQLYGYDLLLGSIAAFYVFMVPYTKVEESFNIQAMHDILYHRHHLDNYDHLEFPGVVPRTFIGAFLASIFSSPIVLAVQLLHLPKIYSLIIVRLALGCIILSTLSFLRIQVRNKFGHQVEAFFVIFTAIQFHLLFYCSRALPNILAMGVVNLAYGHWLKGNFYTALNYLVFATTIFRCDIVLLLCPLGLEFLLTKSISFWRALKCCTVTTLLCIGFTVLVDSIMWKRFLWPEFEVFWFNSVLNRSSEWGTHSIQWYFTSALPRSLLAAYPLFMLGVLLDRRLLPLVLPALSFVVLYSKLPHKELRFIISSVPIFNLSAAVAASRIYNNRKKSFWKFLNLIMLGLLLISLGCTIITFMASYENYPSGHALKELHQIGHLANKSNELWVHIDPFSAMNGISRFCENEWPWRYSKEEEIALEEFGQRNFTYLINEHRTIDGYKCLFYVNGFSRLRRQSGFPPIILDKEPKVYIHGNIKNEELMLKPWPGCS, encoded by the exons ATGGCTTCCAAATTTCTACAGCTTTATG GCTACGATTTACTTCTGGGATCTATTGCCGCGTTTTATGTGTTCATGGTGCCCTACACTAAAGTTGAAGAAAGCTTCAACATTCAG gcTATGCATGATATTCTTTATCATCGACATCACTTAGATAAT TATGATCATTTGGAGTTTCCTGGTGTTGTTCCTCGCACTTTTATCG GGGCTTTCCTTGCGTCAATTTTCTCATCTCCAATTGTATTAGCAGTGCAACTGCTGCATTTGCCAAAGATTTATAGTCTTATAATTG tacGTTTGGCATTGGGTTGCATCATACTATCTACATTAAGTTTTCTGCGTATTCAG GTCAGAAACAAGTTTGGACATCAAGTTGAAGCATTCTTTGTAATATTCACTGCAATTCAGTTTCACTTGCTGTTCTATTGCTCTCGTGCACTTCCAAATATACTAGCTATGGGTGTAG TAAATTTGGCGTATGGGCATTGGTTGAAAGGGAATTTTTATACCGCTTTAAACTATCTG GTCTTCGCTACAACCATCTTTAGATGTGATATAGTCTTGCTTCTTTGTCCTCTTGGCCTGGAGTTTTTGTTG ACCAAGTCAATTTCATTTTGGAGAGCATTAAAGTGCTGCACTGTGACCACTCTTTTGTGTATAG GTTTCACTGTGTTGGTTGATTCAATCATGTGGAAGAGGTTTCTTTGGCCTGAATTTGAAGTGTTTTGGTTTAACTCTGTTCTTAATCGAAGTTCTGAATGGGGT ACACATTCCATTCAGTGGTATTTTACTTCTGCACTCCCTCGTTCATTACTTGCTGCATATCCACTTTTTATG cTTGGGGTCTTACTTGACAGAAGGCTTCTTCCTCTGGTTTTACCAGCACTTTCCTTTGTTGTACTTTACTCTAAGCTTCCACACAAG GAGCTTCGTTTTATTATCAGCTCAGTTCCAATCTTTAACTTATCTGCTGCAGTTGCAGCAAGCAGAAt CTACAACAATAGGAAGAAGAGTTTCTggaaatttctcaatttaatcatgCTGGGATTACTTTTAATCAG TCTAGGGTGCACAATCATAACTTTCATGGCATCCTACGAGAATTATCCCAGTGGACATGCACTAAAAGAGTTGCATCAGATTG GCCATCTGGCTAACAAGTCCAATGAACTCTGGGTTCACATCGATCCATTTTCAGCCATGAATGGAATATCCCGTTTCTGTGAAAATGAGTGGCCATGGAG ATACTCAAAAGAAGAAGAGATTGCCCTTGAGGAATTTGGCCAGAGAAATTTCACCTATCTTATAAA TGAGCATCGCACTATTGATGGGTAcaaatgtttattttatgtgaatgGCTTCTCAAGACTCCGTAGACAATCTGGGTTCCCACCTATCATCCTG GATAAAGAGCCCAAAGTGTATATTCAtggaaatataaaaaatgaagagCTTATGCTTAAACCTTGGCCAGGATGCTCTTAA
- the LOC107929642 gene encoding cyclin-U4-1: MAELENPNMMSNLITFLSSLLKEVAESNDLNCGFKAQKISVFHGLTRPTISIQSYLDRIYKYANCSPSCFIVAYVYLDRFAQRQPSLPINSFNVHRLLISSVMVAAKFMDDMYYNNAYYAKVGGISTTEMNFLEVDFLFGLGFHLNVTPNTFHTYYTYLQRKMMMLQPPPIIAESSLSFGKGRSLKVVHLCFNEEESSHQKQQLAV, translated from the exons ATGGCAGAGTTAGAGAACCCAAATATGATGTCAAATCTCATAACATTTCTGTCATCCCTGCTGAAAGAAGTGGCTGAATCCAATGATCTAAACTGTGGGTTTAAGGCTCAGAAGATTTCGGTGTTTCATGGGTTAACTCGGCCAACTATCTCAATCCAAAGCTACTTGGACAGGATTTACAAGTATGCAAATTGTAGCCCCTCTTGTTTCATTGTTGCATATGTTTATCTTGATCGGTTTGCTCAAAGACAACCCTCGTTGCCCATCAATTCTTTCAACGTTCATCGGCTGCTTATTTCCAGTGTGATGGTTGCCGCAAAGTTCATGGATGATAT GTATTACAACAATGCATACTATGCAAAAGTAGGAGGAATCAGCACAACAGAAATGAACTTCCTTGAAGTGGATTTTCTATTTGGGTTGGGTTTCCACTTAAATGTGACCCCTAATACCTTTCACACCTACTACACTTACCTGCAAAGAAAGATGATGATGTTGCAACCTCCACCAATCATTGCAGAATCCTCTTTAAGCTTTGGGAAAGGGAGGTCACTAAAAGTAGTCCATTTGTGTTTCAATGAAGAAGAATCATCTCATCAAAAGCAACAACTAGCTGTTTGA